A window of Candidatus Polarisedimenticolia bacterium genomic DNA:
GATCACCTCGGGCGGGTAGCCTTGCTGCTCGAGGATCCTGCTTCCCACGAAGGGATGCTCTTGTGGAGAAGGATGCTCCTCGTAATCGAAGTCGTGCAGCAACCCGGAGAGGACCCAGAGCTCCGGGTCCTCTCCGAGCGCCTCAGCGCAGCCCCTCATCGCGATCTCGACGGCGAGCGCATGCTTGAGAAGGCCCTCGCCTCGCGTATGCGTCGTCAGAAGCTTCCAGGCGTCCTCACGGCTCGGAGGCATGCGGGGTTCTCCTTGACGGAAGGAGGCTCCGTTTCCTAGAATGAGCATTCCTCGAGAACGCGAAGGGGGCGGTTAGCTCAGCTGGGAGAGCGCTGCGTTCGCAACGCAGAGGTCGAGGGTTCGATCCCCTTACCGTCCACCACGCCCACCGGCCACCTTCCGAGACCTGCCCATCATATCGTTTCCCGCCGCACGCTCGTCGCCGCGTGCCGCCTTGACGTTGATGTCGCGCATGGCGATGCGCGTCAGCTTCTCGTCGGCCGCCTTTTCCTCGTCCAGCGTCTCCTTGAGCAGCGATTCCACCTCGCTGTGGCCCAGGAGCTTGGCGAAAGTCGCCATGGTGCCATAGCTGCCGATCTCGTAATGCTCCACCTTCTGGGCGGCGGCGATCAGGCCGGCGTCGTGCACCGGAGGCTCGGCGTCCTCTTCGATGACTTCCTTGCCTTCCTTGATGAGGCCTTCCATGCCTTTGCAGGTCTTGGCCTTCGCCTTCTCTCCCAGGATCTCGAAGGCCCTCTCCAGGCGGTCCACGTGGCCCTCGGTCTCGCGCAGGTGATCTTCGAAAGCCGTCCGCAGCTCGGGCGATCGGGCCGCCTTCGCCATTTTCGGCAGCGCTTTGGTCAGCTGCTTCTCGGCGCTGTAGATGTCTTGCAGCTCTTCCACCAATA
This region includes:
- a CDS encoding ferritin-like domain-containing protein, which encodes MKKLESLEDLLVEELQDIYSAEKQLTKALPKMAKAARSPELRTAFEDHLRETEGHVDRLERAFEILGEKAKAKTCKGMEGLIKEGKEVIEEDAEPPVHDAGLIAAAQKVEHYEIGSYGTMATFAKLLGHSEVESLLKETLDEEKAADEKLTRIAMRDINVKAARGDERAAGNDMMGRSRKVAGGRGGR